Proteins encoded together in one Kutzneria kofuensis window:
- a CDS encoding GlsB/YeaQ/YmgE family stress response membrane protein, whose product MGLIGWIVLGAIVGWAANLVVGGRDRRPQGCIVSILVGIAGAFLGGFLFQLATGHPQDFGFNFTSFGIALVGAVLLLAVLSLFRNAGRGR is encoded by the coding sequence GTGGGACTCATCGGATGGATCGTGCTGGGCGCGATCGTGGGCTGGGCCGCCAACCTCGTCGTCGGCGGCCGGGACCGGCGACCGCAGGGCTGCATCGTCAGCATCCTGGTCGGCATCGCCGGCGCGTTCCTGGGCGGCTTCCTGTTCCAGCTGGCCACCGGGCATCCGCAGGACTTCGGCTTCAACTTCACCAGCTTCGGCATCGCGCTGGTCGGCGCCGTGCTGCTGCTGGCGGTGCTGAGCCTGTTCCGCAACGCCGGTCGCGGCCGGTAG
- a CDS encoding phosphatidylserine decarboxylase, producing MNANSPEPAGFSVSHFLDLARKTVPPMHPGGRPIVAGFAVGALVLRLLNRRLGFLGFLATAWCAWFFREPARVTPTRPNIAVAAADGTVADVTEAVPPAELGLPFGRMLRISTFLNIFDVHVQRLPATGEITAVHYRPGKFLSADLDKASEDNERNSLAIRTEDGHDLVVVQIAGLVARRIVCEVNQGEQAVAGRTYGLIRFGSRVDLYVPLGSRVLVEPGQRTIGGETVLAELGG from the coding sequence ATGAACGCCAACTCGCCCGAACCCGCCGGGTTCTCCGTCAGCCACTTCCTGGACCTGGCCCGCAAGACCGTGCCGCCGATGCACCCGGGCGGCCGGCCGATCGTGGCCGGCTTCGCCGTCGGGGCGCTCGTGCTGCGGCTGCTCAACCGCCGGCTGGGCTTCCTGGGCTTCCTGGCCACGGCCTGGTGCGCCTGGTTCTTCCGGGAGCCGGCCCGGGTGACGCCGACCCGCCCGAACATCGCGGTCGCCGCCGCCGACGGCACGGTCGCGGACGTCACCGAGGCGGTGCCGCCGGCCGAGCTGGGCCTGCCGTTCGGGCGGATGCTGCGGATCAGCACGTTCCTCAACATCTTCGACGTGCACGTGCAGCGGCTGCCGGCGACCGGTGAGATCACCGCCGTGCACTACCGGCCGGGCAAGTTCCTGTCCGCCGACCTGGACAAGGCGTCCGAGGACAACGAGCGCAACTCGCTGGCCATCCGCACCGAGGACGGCCACGACCTGGTGGTCGTGCAGATCGCCGGCCTGGTCGCGCGCCGCATCGTGTGCGAGGTCAACCAGGGCGAGCAGGCCGTGGCCGGCCGCACCTACGGCCTGATCCGGTTCGGCTCCCGCGTCGACCTCTACGTGCCGCTGGGCAGCCGGGTGCTGGTCGAGCCGGGGCAGCGGACCATCGGCGGCGAGACCGTGCTCGCCGAACTCGGGGGCTGA
- the pssA gene encoding CDP-diacylglycerol--serine O-phosphatidyltransferase translates to MPSGPGVRLLPNAITVLAMCAGLSGVQFALTNNYAVAIGAIGAAAILDSLDGRIARLLDATSKMGAELDSLADAISFGVSPALMLYIWAHGSDNGLWIVSLIFAACMVLRLARFNTLLDDTEKPPFTKEFFVGVPAPPGALLALLPIVLWLAAGSGWWTSPIVVAVWTVIVAALMISRVPTLSLKTIKVPPRLVAPLLVGVVLVAATVLLYPLWALVAAMLIYLAHIPYSIYRYYWLARHPEAWSVPSRERRAIRRAGSAARRFGLRPPLRRRVAGAASRISQVRLPRRSEPSTNGDGRRRGWRQLGLRRQERR, encoded by the coding sequence ATGCCCTCGGGTCCGGGTGTGCGGCTGCTGCCCAACGCCATCACGGTGCTGGCGATGTGCGCGGGCCTGTCCGGCGTGCAGTTCGCCCTCACCAACAACTACGCGGTGGCGATCGGCGCGATCGGCGCGGCCGCGATCCTGGACAGCCTGGACGGCCGGATCGCCCGGCTGCTGGACGCCACCAGCAAGATGGGCGCCGAGCTGGACTCGCTGGCCGACGCCATCTCGTTCGGCGTCTCGCCGGCGCTGATGCTGTACATCTGGGCCCACGGTTCCGACAACGGCCTGTGGATCGTCTCGCTGATCTTCGCGGCGTGCATGGTGCTGCGCCTGGCCCGGTTCAACACGCTGCTCGACGACACCGAGAAGCCGCCGTTCACCAAGGAGTTCTTCGTCGGCGTGCCGGCACCGCCGGGCGCGCTGCTGGCGCTGCTGCCGATCGTGCTGTGGCTGGCGGCCGGCAGCGGCTGGTGGACCTCGCCGATCGTGGTCGCGGTGTGGACGGTCATCGTCGCGGCTCTGATGATCAGCCGGGTCCCGACGCTGTCGCTGAAGACGATCAAGGTGCCGCCGCGGTTGGTGGCGCCGCTGCTGGTCGGCGTGGTGCTGGTGGCCGCGACCGTGCTGCTGTACCCGCTGTGGGCGCTGGTCGCCGCGATGCTGATCTACCTGGCGCACATCCCGTACTCGATCTACCGCTACTACTGGCTGGCCCGGCACCCCGAGGCGTGGTCGGTGCCGTCGCGGGAGCGGCGGGCGATCCGCCGCGCCGGCAGCGCCGCCCGCCGGTTCGGGCTGCGGCCGCCGCTGCGCCGCCGGGTGGCCGGCGCGGCCAGCCGGATCAGCCAGGTGCGGCTGCCCCGGCGCAGCGAACCGTCCACCAACGGCGACGGCCGCCGCCGGGGTTGGCGTCAACTGGGGCTGCGCCGTCAAGAACGCCGTTGA
- a CDS encoding AAA family ATPase, with amino-acid sequence MISLTARLSPSALDTRRGVVRLHPEVLDALGLRQWDAVKLTGARVSAALAAAHDGESPHGIVYVDDVTLSNLGIVEGSEIAVAPVEVSAARSIVVSGSRLASASVHPDTLRLALTGKVLTTGDAVSLLPQDLAPPPGSDVSQARRQLALAIGTTWTNELITVTATQPPGPVTIGPSSVLTWRGAEVVAEPEPEPEPVVVPVEAPEVAPVPVADLVGQQDSAKLFGEWLNLAFHRPELLAQLGASAQLGVLVSGPEGVGKATLVRAVAHSTGASVVELSAPSIAALEANAAAKQLSAAIAKATKPSVLLISDIDALLPAATPPPVATIVLDTLRAAVRTEGLALAVTSAHPEAIDPRLRAPELVDRTLSLPLPDGKVRVELLRVLLREVPLESDVDLGEVADRTPGFVAADLAALRREAALRAAMRHQGGVLQVSQQDLLGALETVRPISMSTSDTLRTGGLTLDDVGDMSEVKQALTEAVLWPLQYPDSFARLGVQPPRGVLMYGPPGCGKTFLVRALAGSGRLNVLSVKGAELMDKFVGESERAVRELFRRAAEAAPTLVFLDEVDALAPRRGQSSDSGVADRVVAALLTELDGVEPLRDVIVVGATNRPELLDPALLRPGRLERVIYVPPPDAAARTEILRSSSKNMPLGADVDLAALAEELDGYSAADCAGLVREAALTAMRESLAAAEVTAAHLAKARTAVRPSLDPAQLAALAAYADSRKL; translated from the coding sequence GTGATCTCGCTGACCGCCCGGTTGTCGCCGTCCGCGTTGGACACCCGGCGAGGTGTCGTCCGGCTGCACCCAGAAGTGCTCGACGCGCTCGGCCTTCGCCAGTGGGACGCGGTGAAGCTGACCGGCGCCCGGGTCAGCGCCGCCCTGGCCGCGGCGCACGACGGCGAGAGCCCGCACGGCATCGTCTACGTGGACGACGTCACACTGTCCAATCTGGGCATCGTCGAGGGCTCGGAGATCGCGGTGGCGCCGGTCGAGGTGTCGGCGGCGCGGTCGATCGTGGTGTCCGGTTCACGGCTGGCGTCGGCATCCGTGCACCCGGACACGCTGCGGCTGGCCCTGACCGGCAAGGTCCTGACCACGGGCGACGCCGTGTCACTGCTGCCGCAGGACCTCGCCCCGCCGCCCGGCTCGGACGTCTCGCAGGCGCGCCGGCAGCTGGCGCTGGCGATCGGCACCACGTGGACGAACGAGTTGATCACCGTGACGGCGACACAGCCGCCGGGGCCGGTGACCATCGGCCCGAGCAGCGTGCTGACCTGGCGCGGCGCTGAGGTAGTCGCCGAACCGGAGCCCGAGCCGGAACCGGTCGTGGTGCCGGTGGAGGCGCCCGAGGTCGCGCCCGTGCCGGTCGCGGACCTGGTGGGGCAGCAGGACTCCGCGAAGCTGTTCGGTGAGTGGCTGAACCTGGCCTTCCACCGGCCGGAGCTGCTGGCCCAGCTCGGCGCGTCGGCGCAGCTGGGTGTGCTGGTGAGCGGCCCGGAAGGCGTCGGCAAGGCGACTCTGGTGCGCGCGGTCGCCCACAGCACCGGGGCCTCGGTGGTCGAGCTGTCCGCGCCGAGCATCGCCGCGTTGGAAGCGAACGCCGCCGCCAAGCAGCTGTCGGCGGCGATTGCCAAGGCCACCAAGCCATCCGTGCTGCTGATCTCCGACATCGACGCCCTGCTGCCGGCGGCGACTCCCCCGCCGGTCGCGACGATTGTGCTGGACACGCTGCGCGCGGCCGTCCGCACCGAGGGCCTGGCGCTGGCCGTGACCAGCGCACACCCGGAGGCGATCGACCCGCGGCTGCGCGCGCCGGAGCTGGTCGACCGCACGCTGTCGCTGCCGTTGCCGGACGGCAAAGTTCGCGTCGAGCTGCTGCGGGTGCTACTGCGCGAGGTACCGCTGGAGTCCGATGTGGACCTCGGCGAGGTTGCCGACCGCACCCCCGGTTTCGTCGCCGCCGACCTGGCCGCGCTGCGTCGGGAAGCCGCGCTGCGGGCGGCTATGCGGCACCAGGGCGGCGTGCTGCAGGTGAGCCAGCAGGACCTGCTCGGGGCGCTGGAGACCGTCCGCCCGATCTCTATGTCCACTTCGGACACTCTGCGGACCGGTGGCCTCACCCTGGACGACGTCGGCGACATGAGCGAGGTCAAGCAGGCGCTCACCGAGGCCGTGCTGTGGCCGCTGCAGTACCCGGATTCCTTTGCCCGCCTGGGGGTTCAGCCGCCGCGCGGGGTGCTGATGTACGGGCCACCCGGCTGCGGCAAGACGTTCCTGGTGCGGGCCCTGGCCGGCAGCGGGCGACTGAACGTGCTGTCGGTCAAGGGCGCGGAGCTGATGGACAAGTTCGTCGGCGAGTCCGAACGGGCCGTGCGGGAGCTGTTCCGCCGGGCCGCGGAAGCCGCGCCGACCCTGGTCTTCCTGGACGAGGTCGACGCCCTCGCGCCGCGCCGGGGCCAGTCCTCCGACTCCGGCGTCGCCGACCGGGTGGTGGCCGCCCTGCTGACCGAGCTGGACGGCGTCGAGCCGCTGCGGGACGTGATCGTGGTCGGCGCGACCAACCGGCCGGAGCTGCTCGACCCCGCGCTGCTGCGGCCGGGCCGGCTGGAGCGGGTGATCTACGTGCCGCCGCCGGACGCGGCGGCTCGGACCGAGATCCTGCGGTCGTCGTCGAAGAACATGCCGCTCGGCGCGGACGTCGACCTCGCCGCGCTGGCCGAGGAGCTCGACGGCTATTCCGCCGCCGACTGCGCGGGGTTGGTCCGGGAGGCGGCTCTGACCGCCATGCGGGAGTCCCTGGCGGCGGCCGAGGTCACCGCCGCGCACCTGGCCAAGGCCCGCACCGCCGTCCGCCCCTCCCTGGACCCGGCGCAGCTGGCCGCCCTAGCCGCCTACGCCGACTCCCGCAAGCTCTGA
- a CDS encoding LytR C-terminal domain-containing protein: MTTPESTGGPARPARIAGIVLLVVAAIALVMGIISLLPLGGGGNEAGGSTSNTPPPATTTSSSAPAKPTTTTQAPPPTTTTAKPPASTTTNPPAQPPPANNPQSVPVRVYNNGTIKGMAQQAASDFTSAGFNVTQVGNYSQGIIATTTVYFRPGTDEEAAANALGQAFHMRVMPRFDGIQAADPGVIVIVTDDYNPPKKG, encoded by the coding sequence ATGACCACGCCGGAGTCCACCGGCGGCCCGGCCCGCCCCGCCCGCATCGCCGGCATCGTCCTGCTCGTCGTCGCCGCCATCGCCCTGGTGATGGGCATCATCAGCCTGCTGCCGCTCGGCGGCGGGGGCAACGAGGCCGGCGGCTCCACCAGCAACACGCCGCCCCCGGCCACCACCACGTCGTCGTCCGCGCCGGCCAAGCCCACGACCACCACGCAGGCGCCGCCGCCCACCACGACCACGGCCAAGCCGCCGGCCAGCACGACCACCAACCCGCCGGCCCAGCCGCCGCCCGCGAACAACCCGCAGTCGGTGCCGGTGCGCGTGTACAACAACGGCACCATCAAGGGCATGGCGCAGCAGGCCGCCTCCGACTTCACCAGCGCGGGCTTCAACGTCACCCAGGTCGGCAACTACTCGCAGGGCATCATCGCGACGACCACGGTGTACTTCCGGCCCGGCACCGACGAGGAAGCCGCCGCCAACGCGCTCGGCCAGGCCTTCCACATGCGGGTGATGCCCCGCTTCGACGGCATCCAGGCCGCCGACCCGGGTGTCATCGTGATCGTCACCGACGACTACAACCCGCCCAAGAAGGGCTGA
- a CDS encoding DUF3263 domain-containing protein, producing the protein MDAVKAITQVDEPADGLTRREHAILAFERQWWKYAGAKEQAIRELFDMSSTRYYQVLNGLIEKQEAMAADPMLIKRLRRLRAGRQRARAARRLGFEPR; encoded by the coding sequence ATGGACGCCGTTAAGGCCATCACGCAGGTGGACGAGCCTGCCGACGGCCTGACCCGACGCGAGCACGCCATCCTGGCGTTCGAACGTCAGTGGTGGAAGTACGCCGGGGCCAAGGAGCAGGCCATCAGGGAGCTGTTCGACATGTCCTCGACCCGGTACTACCAGGTGCTCAACGGCCTGATCGAGAAGCAGGAAGCCATGGCGGCCGACCCGATGCTGATCAAGCGGCTGCGTCGGCTGCGCGCCGGCAGGCAGCGCGCCCGCGCCGCGCGCCGACTGGGGTTCGAGCCGCGATGA
- a CDS encoding peptide deformylase, producing the protein MAIHPIRVVGDPVLSTPTRPVTDFDDELRTLVADMYETMAAANGVGLAANQIGVDLRVFVYDCPDDEGVRHKGVVVNPTLTTSERPEGMPDPDDDFEGCLSVPGETYPTGRATWAKVTGFDDSGEPVEVEGTGFFARCLQHETDHLDGLLYLDRLVGRNARAAKKMVKRNGWGVPGLSWDPAVEPDPFADDEEA; encoded by the coding sequence ATGGCGATTCACCCGATCCGCGTGGTGGGCGACCCGGTGCTGAGCACCCCTACGCGCCCGGTCACGGACTTCGACGACGAGCTGCGCACCCTGGTCGCTGACATGTACGAGACGATGGCCGCGGCCAACGGCGTCGGTCTCGCGGCCAACCAGATCGGCGTCGACCTGCGGGTATTCGTCTACGACTGCCCGGACGACGAGGGCGTGCGACACAAGGGCGTCGTGGTCAACCCGACGCTGACCACCTCGGAGCGGCCGGAGGGCATGCCCGACCCGGACGACGACTTCGAGGGCTGCCTGTCGGTGCCGGGCGAGACCTACCCGACCGGGCGAGCGACCTGGGCCAAGGTGACCGGCTTCGACGACAGCGGCGAGCCGGTCGAGGTCGAGGGCACCGGCTTCTTCGCCCGCTGCCTGCAGCACGAGACCGACCACCTCGACGGCCTGCTCTACCTGGACCGACTGGTCGGCCGCAATGCCCGGGCGGCCAAGAAGATGGTCAAGCGCAACGGCTGGGGCGTGCCCGGCCTGTCCTGGGACCCGGCGGTCGAGCCGGATCCGTTCGCGGACGACGAAGAGGCGTAG
- a CDS encoding glycosyltransferase yields MGRVVVTATTSHRRAMRTIAGALTDRGHEVELITGLEPPTGRALVDQHRRLCRLLAESDKPTVVVGDVAFQGTLPLSYGAPGPKPAALILVGTEPYSLSSIDTAPAGLGLPPDRTAAGRERNRRAYEYVRDALGGVQAEFVEAMRSVGVTHDPLPFVLDAPVLAADRFLQLSVEELSYRRSDTPSHVRFIGTLPSKHIADEVVISDGAFDTVQQALRNAKPLVLTGRSAEQLESNTRAAATGAALYLATDKPSEDDIEKAVRIVLTDPTYRGNAKRLAAEYARLDALGSIADAVAGYLS; encoded by the coding sequence ATGGGCAGGGTCGTCGTCACGGCCACCACCTCGCACCGGCGCGCGATGCGCACGATCGCCGGCGCGCTGACGGACCGCGGCCACGAAGTGGAGTTGATCACCGGCCTCGAGCCGCCGACGGGCCGGGCGCTGGTCGACCAGCACCGCCGGCTGTGCCGGCTGCTGGCGGAGTCGGACAAGCCGACGGTCGTGGTCGGCGACGTGGCGTTCCAGGGCACGTTGCCGCTCAGCTACGGCGCGCCCGGCCCGAAGCCGGCGGCGCTGATCCTGGTCGGCACGGAGCCGTACTCGCTGAGCAGCATCGACACCGCGCCGGCCGGTCTCGGCCTGCCGCCGGACCGCACGGCCGCCGGCCGCGAGCGCAACCGCCGCGCCTACGAGTACGTGCGGGACGCGCTCGGCGGCGTGCAGGCGGAGTTCGTCGAGGCCATGCGGTCCGTCGGCGTCACGCATGATCCGCTGCCGTTCGTGCTGGACGCCCCGGTCCTCGCGGCGGACCGGTTCCTGCAGCTGTCCGTCGAGGAGCTGAGCTACCGGCGCAGCGACACGCCTTCGCACGTGCGCTTCATCGGCACGTTGCCGTCCAAGCACATCGCGGACGAGGTGGTGATCAGCGACGGCGCCTTCGACACCGTCCAGCAGGCGTTGCGGAACGCGAAGCCGCTGGTGCTGACCGGTCGTTCGGCCGAACAGCTGGAGAGCAACACCCGGGCCGCCGCGACGGGGGCGGCGCTGTACCTGGCCACGGACAAGCCGTCGGAGGACGACATCGAGAAGGCGGTGCGGATCGTGCTGACCGATCCGACCTATCGGGGCAACGCCAAGCGCCTGGC